The Ciconia boyciana chromosome 7, ASM3463844v1, whole genome shotgun sequence region GGAAGCACCGAGGCACTCTCCTCCATCAAGAAATGAGTCTTAGAGAACGCATTTTAAACTGCAGCCTTCTGCTACCGTTTTTGTCAAGTTTACATTAACATTAGACCTccatcaaaattaaattatttagttGTGAAGTAAATGTTTACAGCAACCTTAATAGACATTTTAGTGCAAAAGCAAGAGTGTTTGATATATACTTACCCATAGCAGCTTCTTTTGTCAAACGGCCATGGTATTTTGAGCACTCCACTATCAACTTCTGAAGCTCTTCTGTGCTATGTTTGGACAGTTCCCTGACAAAAGCTTCCGAACACTTCTTTGTATGGATAGAGGCAGGACGTATCGTTTCTGTACGACCATGTTTGAAAGCTGCAGTACTACAAGACTCATATGTAGCAACAGTCTGATTGTATTGTCGAAGGAAAGCCATCTGGAAGGCAAGCTGAGCCACAGCATCTGGACTTACCTTCTTCTGCTTTAGGAGGTCCTTGCCCCCTTCATGGAACTGAATCATATTAACAGATAGTGCTTCTACGCTGGCATCAAATTTCTGCTTGGCTTTGGTAATTCCTGCTTTTAAGGCATCATTCAGCTTGAAGTCAAGTTTCTGTACCACTCTAGAAGAGTCTACTGAAGCGGGCTGGGACTGGGGGCTGATGGCTGGTGCCTTGGTGCTATCTTTAAAAACCTCATTCTGGAACCTGAGCACAGCCACACCATCTCCCCAGGAATGttcaaaattaattcctgcAGTGCCATCCTTAGTTATGATAAGATTAAAGGATTTGTCATACCAGCGGTTAGCACCATCTCCGTGCAACATAGTGTGGGACAAGTGCACAAAGTCTTTAATGGGAAAATCATCTAAacttaaacaaaacacagcagagtCTACTTTTTGAAGAGCTTCTTCATTGCCATTATCCAGTAGATTCTTTCTCAGCAATGCCCATGTATCTCGGTTTTCACTGGAGAGGTAGCCAAGAGGGAAGGCCGGGGCTGGACTGTTGTCGCTAAGGATGTATTTCAAGTGTGCTTGTATTTCTGAAGGTTTCAGCATATTTCCATCTCTATCAATAAcatcaaatacataaaaattccCATTTCTCAGTACCAGtaaatgttttgccttttcatcTGTATAAAGCTCATCTCTGTTGAGTTTAGGCAGCCGTGTAGAATTGAAAAGCCTGAAGTACTGAGACATATCTAGGGGGTATGCATTGACCATGTAGGCACCAAACCAAGAAAGTGAAGAAGGCACAAATcggataatttttttaaagatctgagTGTC contains the following coding sequences:
- the CPT2 gene encoding carnitine O-palmitoyltransferase 2, mitochondrial produces the protein MAARQLLRRAAAARWRRGYSSAGAAEYLHRSIVPTMHYQKSLPRLPVPKLEDTIRRYLNAQKPLLNDDQFRKTEELAHHFEKGIGRELHEQLVAQDNQNKHTSYITGPWFDMYLKAREPVVLNFNAFMSFNPDPKSEYNDQLIRATNMTVSAIRFMKTFRAGYLEPEVFHLNPEKSDTQIFKKIIRFVPSSLSWFGAYMVNAYPLDMSQYFRLFNSTRLPKLNRDELYTDEKAKHLLVLRNGNFYVFDVIDRDGNMLKPSEIQAHLKYILSDNSPAPAFPLGYLSSENRDTWALLRKNLLDNGNEEALQKVDSAVFCLSLDDFPIKDFVHLSHTMLHGDGANRWYDKSFNLIITKDGTAGINFEHSWGDGVAVLRFQNEVFKDSTKAPAISPQSQPASVDSSRVVQKLDFKLNDALKAGITKAKQKFDASVEALSVNMIQFHEGGKDLLKQKKVSPDAVAQLAFQMAFLRQYNQTVATYESCSTAAFKHGRTETIRPASIHTKKCSEAFVRELSKHSTEELQKLIVECSKYHGRLTKEAAMGQGFDRHLFGLRYLALSKGIALPDFYQDQAYARLNHNIISTSTLVSPAVQLGGFGPVVSDGFGVGYQVHDDWVGCNVSSYPTRNGKEFLQCIYKSLEDIFNVLKGKKISS